ACTAAagcacttttatttaattacagAAGGGCAATTTCACCTCAACTGTTGGAGCAGAAAGCTGGGTGATCACCACTTTGGGTGGAGCGTTGCTTCCTTGGGATGGCTTCTTCACCAATCTTCTCCACGCCATGGTTTTGGGTCCACTGCGACTAGTTAGCTACGCCCTGCACAAGTACTTTAATAGTGTTATACGCAAATGCGCTCGAGAGGATAAGGCCAAGGTCGGCTCGAAAGTGGAGACCAAGTGAAATCTCTCTGGTCTCGCTGCCCTTAAAGTATTCCAAGTGCCCACTACATTAAATCACATTTTCATGATAAATCAAAATGTGCGATTATTTCGCATGTTTAGCATATTACGATTCCTGTATTATcattcatttatatatatgtgtgcattttaacttttttattattgcctTGCTAAAGTTTAAACTATTTGcattgcgttttgtagtcAAAATGACGTGTGCCTGTTCTGTTGGTGTGTgcttcatttaaataaaaacaaaatgtatttgttgttCAGAAAACAAGtcgtttttaaattattccGATTTCCACAGCAGGGCACTTGGGGATTGTACTAATCGCCAAAGTAATTTCACGCATTGCCCTTATCAAAATTGGGTTTGTATCTTAAAAGCGAACAGCAAACTACATGTAGAACTCGATGCCATAAGCGATTAgataaacacaaaaaccacGCCACGAAAGCCATCCACCTTTCCAAATAGGTCAAAATTCAACGATAAATTactttggttttcttttgtcTTTCTTTATTCATAAGACGCACCCAGTGTACACTTCCTATAGTTTCAGTTTTCAATTCgccttttttttaacattttgtatAGTTAACGCtaacaaaaattgtataatcataatgcaaaatatatatatgtttgtatacatatttagGCATATATTTATAGCTTCTAAGCATgataatcaaaaataattggATTCAAATACAGTAAGTCTACTTTTTGGATAGAAGAATCATTAAATTATCGTTAGGATTAggatgaaaaattaaattagtgcTGATCTGCTGTATTTCGGTATCGTTGAGGATTTACAATAGATAGAAAgcattgtaaataaatataaatttaaacaagCAGTTAgattaaacaataaacaaggTATTTTGCACAAAACGCCGTACGACAACTCAACAGTGAAACGAAAAATGCTACACAAACCGAAAAGGAAAATCATATTATAAGCTTGGTTCTGGTTGATGTTATGCTTCTGGTTCCCATTCCGGGCTGCTCTCGGTAGCTTTCTCTAGTAGTCCTCAATGGCAATGATTTGCGGTGGTTTGATGGACGATGCTGTTGGCGACCCCACATCCTTGGTCGCTGCGCTGTCGCTGGTTGTTGATGGTggcgctgcagctgcagaagaGGCGTTCGAAGGATCACCTGTTCCCGCTGGCGTCGCCCGTGTGTCCGGCGTCTGTGCGGCTAATTGTCACTTTGAGTTGCCCGCCACGGAGCCGGGTCCGGAACCCGCCAAATCGTTGACTCGCTGGTAGCGCGGCTTATTGCGGGTAAACGGCAAGTACTTGTACTTGATCATATGCTTAATCTGGCGCTTCATCGTGATGCAGAAGAGCGTGATGAAGTACATGACCAGGATGGGCCAGAATACCGGCACGTTGAAAAAATCGAAGAACGTACATATCAGTCCAATAAGCGTGCTCTTCGCCACCGACAGCCAGAACTTGAACTCCGGCAGGCGACGAATAAATGGCCGGAACTCCTCGTTGCTGCGCGTGGGGAGATTGGGTCCCTCGTCCTCATCGTCCTGCGAATACGGATCGAACTCCGGGTCGATCTTGGGCGTTAAAAAAGCGATAAACAGGTTCAAGTGGTAAATGCCAAGCGCATAGCACACGATGTACCAGCCTTGATAGATGAAGATGCGCAGCACgaagagcaggagcaggaagcCGGCGAACACCCAGCGCATACGTGTGTGCGGTGTGCTCCGGTCCAATGTGGATTGGTAGGTCTGCGGAGGTAAAGGATGCGGGTTAGATCGTTTCCTGGCTGGCCATTTCCGGAATCCCTTACCTGTGAGAGGCGCTGAAAGAACTTCTTAACCCCGCCGCCGCTCGCAGCACTGCTGTCCTCGTTCATCATGGTCGTTGCTAGTCTCTCATTAATCTCCGGCCCTCGacttttattgttgactttGACGCTGTCGTTGTTCTCGCTGCACACGTGTATCGATTCGGGATTTGTGTAATTTTCGAGGACTGGAGGACAGGGGCTGCCGGAAAGCGGCtaacaaaacacaaaatggGCCAACTGGCAAACTAGGCGCGCTCCATTCGCTAATTATTCTCTAATTCATATTCTGCACCGCCCGTCGTCGCCGTCTTCTTCTTACTCCTTGTTGTAGGGCTGTTGCGACTGTCAGTTTGTTGAGATTGCTTTTCGCAGAGCCTGCTTGCCAGTTTTTCGTGATTCGTGGAGTTTTGACCACAGTGAAGTGCGTTTCTATGCGGTAACTAATTTAATTACACTAGAGATTTGTCGGCAATTTATTGTTCTTTTTTCACACAGAGTTCACCACGTCATTATGCTCTCTCAGTGGCAGGGCTGTCAAACTATCGGCTAGGGATGAAACAATCGATGGTCGAGCGACTATCGCCGATGgtaaatgttagttttaatttttaaggtAAGTTCTTATTTATccgcttttattattttgaaaatctGTCGGCcgtcatttaatttatatacatttggTCGGTTTTCTTGTGCTGATGGTGGTACTGCTTAATTTGCCTCCTCCCTAATATATCGATTGCTTTATCGGTTTcaatattcaaatttatttcgCTAAAAACTTAACTCAATTTTTAATGCAGAACtcttttttcttatttctatAATTGTGACTTAAAAATAACATCCATAATTTGATGTGAACAAAATGGTTTTCGGATTTGCTGTCAAATTCTTAGGCCTTTCAAAAGTGATATTAATGTTTATCAAAGTTTTATtaggaaaatgtgaaatagcAATTTCCGCTACTATTTAGGAGGAATATTCTAACACAATCCTAGACATGCTACAATATATTTAGATCCGGTTTGCTTATGAGCtctcctgctcctccggcgCGTCGTCATTCTCGTCCTCCTCATCACCGTGCAAGGCCTTGGTACGTTCTATGCACGAATTGACCGTTTTTATGAACTCATCGGCGGTCTCCTCCTTGCCAAATCGACAGGCAAGGCGTTCCAAGACGCCCTCGGCGCCCACCTTACCCTCTGCGTCCACCGCATAGTTGTAACCGGCCCACAAGAAGCTCTTTTTCTGATCATTCATGTTATCCATTTGTAGGGAGGCGGAGATATTCATATTAAGCACCAGCTTGTGGATCTGCTCCTGCCGCATGACCAGTCGGAATGTCTGCAGCTCCGGGTGCTCCAGCACCTTTATCTCACCGATgcctatttttttgtttaataaatttgtagtGTGATTAAGAAAGCGACCGTTAGTGCAACTTACCTCGCTCCTTCCATTGTTTGGATTCGGGGTCAAACCGATAAAGCTTCGCCCGCTCGCCATACAGTTTAGTCTCGTTCTCCTCTCCAGTGGTGACTACAATCTCATCCGGCAGCTCGACAATGGGATCATAGTGCGGATCGTAGTTGTCATCAGTGGTGGCGtcgccatcatcatcgccaccTTCTGCGGTGCCAGAGTCGTTTTTGCCTGTTTGCGGCGAAGACTGGAAGTTCTTGAATGCGTTCTGATGCGTGAGGTTATAGAATCCGCCCCCGGCGGACTTGTTGAATCCCACGGCAGTGCCCGGGCTATTGGCCGCAAGGTTGGCAAAGTCATTGCCCGCCTTGTTCGCTAAGTCAGCAAAAGTGCCGCCCGGTTTGCTTGCCAAATCAGCAAATGTGCTGCCGGCCTTGTTGGCCAAATCGGCAAAAGTGCTGGTTTCCGGCAACGCTTCCGTCTTGTCCTTACTCTTTTCTTCAACGCCGGCGGTTTTATTCGAGGTTATGTCCTTTTCCTTCTCATTGTCAGCGGCTGCCTGTTTGCCCAAGTCCGTGAATGAGACGACGGGTTGCTTTTGTCCAAAAATGGGTGCACTACTGATGCCACTACCGAACACAAAGCCACCGGCTGGTGCACCTCCAAAACCTTCGGTTTTGGTGCTTCCGAAAGCGTTGGAGGATCCAAAAATAGATGGGGATCCACCGAAGATAGACTTTGGTGCTTCCTTGCCATCTGATTTTTGTAAATCAACTTTAGGGCCTCCAAATGGGTTGGCGTCTCCGAATACAGGTGCGGCAATTCCACCGAAGATCGGCTTCGGTGCGTCTTGGATCGGTGGTGATTGGGCATCCACTTTAGCGCCTCCGAATATAGACTTTGACGAATCCTTCTTCTGCTGCTCAGCGGATTTATCTCCACCGCCGAAAATGGACTTGGCAGAATCGTCAGCCGAATTTTCGTTTGACAAGCCGCTGCGGAATATAGATCCCAATACGTTTCCTTGTCCTTCGCCTGATGCTAACTTTTGAAGATTGGCTAGGGGATCGGCATCTTTTTTAGGCTCCGATTTATCTAAATTGAATGTAGTAGGCGGTAAGTTAATTTCATCTTAAGATTAATGTAGATTTGTGCATACCCGTGCTACCGAACTGGAATGCCGAGCTAGACGTTTTGCTTGCCTCCGACACAGATAAATTACCGAATCCCGAGAACGAGGAGTTATTTGCGCTCAGCGAACTGGCTTTGAATATGGAGGTGGTGGATGATAGGGAATTGTTAGGCTTGTTAGGCTGGGGGAGAGTTAGTAGGGGAAGGGTCATGGGAAGTGGAGGGATTACATCGTGCGTGGTTGCCCTTACAGTCGAGGTTTTGCCGACAAGTACTTCCGGTTCGCCTCTGTTGCTCTTTGCCTCACCACCTTTCTCTTTAAGTGGTTCATTTGAGGAACTATTTGCTTTCGTTGCTTCCGCTGATTTGGAATCTGGGGCATCTTCTATCGCCTTTGCTGTTCCATTAAGGGCATTCTTTACCGCTTCGTGGAAGCCTTGTGCCACCTCCTTGTTTTTGAAACGCAGAGTGAATCGCTCAAGGACACTCTCCCCCTCGCTAAAATCGTGTACAGCAAACATCCACGATGTTTCAGTCTTTTCCCTGTACACCACATTCTCGTTGAGCACATGGTTAAGACAGATCTTGAACACCTGCTCCCGACGCATGACCACGCGCAGCTTTTTGGTCTGCCTATGGCGCAGGATCTTCACATCCCCCAAGCCGCGCTCCTTCCACTCGCCCTCGGTCAGTCGGTACAGCTTGGCCCTTTGCACATACAATgtctcctcgtcctcctcacCTGTTTTCACATCGATCTGAAATACACAtgtgttaaataaaaatacatacgGTTTTTGGTATTAAATAATTGTACCTTATCGGGTAATGGGATTACTGGTGCAAAGTAAGTGTtgttctcctcctcctccacgtGCAACTCGTTATCGTCGCCCTCATTAGCTGCTGGACtctttggctgctgctggccggGCTTGGGCATGGAGAAGGTGAAGCTGCTGGAGCCAATTGAGGTAGCAGGAGCGACAGCTGCGGGCATTGCCGGAGCCGCAAAGTTGAAGGTGGCGGATCCAAAGACATTGCTGGTCTTGTTGGCGCCATCAGCAGTCTTATCCTTGTTACTAGCTGCTGGAGCTCCAAAACCAAAGCTATACTGGGTGGAAGCGGGCAGATTAAGTCCCGTTCCTAGTGAGTTTTCCTTCTTTGGTACCGTGTCATTCTTGGGCGCTTGACAGGCGCTGCAGTAAAGAGACTCTCCAGGATTGTTCACATAGCATTCGTTACATGACCAACTACCGACAGCGGGTTTGAAGGCGTCTCCGAATCCAGAAGTGGTTGAAGGCTTTCCAAAGCCAAGGGCTGCCGCTTGAGCTGGAGCAACAGCCGTAGGAGCTGAAACCGAGGCGGTCACAACTGCCACTACCGGTTTTTCACTTTGCTGGGTAGCGCCTCCAAAGCTAAATCCACCAGTGGCGGGAAGAGCTGCTGGGGcaaagccaaaagaaaacTTGCTTGAGGAGCCAGTGGTAAGGTTTAAGGCGTTCCCTTGGTCCAGTCCCGATTGCTTGGGGGGAACAGTGGCATCTTTGGGCTCCTGGCAGGCCAAACAGTAAAGCTGATCCTGGCCATTGCTGGTATAGCAGGCCTGGCAGTTCCAACTGCCTGCCTTGGGCTTGAAGGCATCCCCAAAGCCCTTTATTggcttctccttctccttaACATTTTCTCCAGCGGCAGAAGCGGCCTTCTCCTTCTTTGGTTCCTTTCCAATACTTTGTTGCGCCTTTTGCACGGCTTCGAAGAATTCCTGACAGACGTCTTGCGACTTGAAGCGCACAGCGAGCAATGCGGTGGTTAACTCCTCATCGGAATAATCCTGACCACCCCATGTGACGGCTGCCTTAATGTTCGATGCATAGCTGAACTTGGTCTCGGGCAGCAGACGCTGATTGCAGCACAGCTTATGGACCTGCTCGCGCCGCATCAGCAACCGAATCTGGCTGGGATCAGTGCGATCCCGAAGGAGCTTCATATTACCAAGACCGCGCTCCTTCCACTCATTCG
This genomic stretch from Drosophila yakuba strain Tai18E2 chromosome 3R, Prin_Dyak_Tai18E2_2.1, whole genome shotgun sequence harbors:
- the LOC6538555 gene encoding protein RER1 — protein: MMNEDSSAASGGGVKKFFQRLSQTYQSTLDRSTPHTRMRWVFAGFLLLLFVLRIFIYQGWYIVCYALGIYHLNLFIAFLTPKIDPEFDPYSQDDEDEGPNLPTRSNEEFRPFIRRLPEFKFWLSVAKSTLIGLICTFFDFFNVPVFWPILVMYFITLFCITMKRQIKHMIKYKYLPFTRNKPRYQRVNDLAGSGPGSVAGNSK